Proteins from a single region of Azospira inquinata:
- a CDS encoding chloride channel protein: MSPPTPDPWRSPGHRPGGSWAFVRRRNLAYLKLWSGRLAFWIGAVGVGLLAVAFARLSDWASRQFLGATHHWFWLPLVAGPLGGMACLYLTRRYFPGAEGSGIPQAMAELQRPEHGLWRPLVSLRIVVGKMLIGAGAVGCGFSMGREGPTVQVGASLMDAIHRWLPPALHVQRSHLVVAGGAAGIAAAFNTPLAGIVFAIEEMSRGVESRMSGLVITAIVLAGVVSQSLLGGGHYFGHILVAESNRMDLARAVLVSFLVCGLAGGLFSRMMVLAAGNWQGALARLRKERPYHFVAACGLLLGALGMVCGGLTFGSGYDPTHQALLGVRELPWYFAPAKFVATVVSYLTGLPGGIFAPSLAVGAGLGSTLTHIAGQGEPTGLLLILCMAGFLAAVTQAPITSFVIVMEMVDGYSMVIGLMATALLSSGLSRLFSPPLYRTLAAGMVARQPKAPPPPPAADPATAADPAPVPPVAPEPPPETSHEAGPQGELPLAPVTPDQPRKPQP; the protein is encoded by the coding sequence ATGTCCCCTCCCACCCCCGACCCCTGGCGTTCCCCCGGTCACCGGCCTGGCGGCTCCTGGGCCTTTGTCCGGCGCCGTAACCTGGCGTATCTGAAACTCTGGTCCGGGCGGCTGGCCTTCTGGATCGGCGCCGTGGGGGTGGGGCTCCTGGCCGTGGCCTTTGCCCGGCTGTCGGACTGGGCCTCCCGGCAGTTTCTCGGGGCCACCCACCACTGGTTCTGGCTGCCCCTGGTGGCCGGCCCCCTGGGCGGAATGGCCTGTCTGTACCTGACCCGGCGCTATTTTCCCGGGGCCGAAGGCAGCGGCATTCCCCAGGCCATGGCCGAATTGCAGCGCCCGGAACACGGGCTCTGGCGGCCTCTGGTCTCCCTGCGCATTGTGGTGGGCAAAATGCTGATCGGCGCCGGGGCCGTGGGCTGCGGCTTTTCCATGGGGCGGGAAGGGCCCACGGTGCAAGTGGGGGCCTCCCTCATGGACGCCATCCACCGCTGGCTGCCCCCCGCCCTCCATGTGCAACGCTCCCATCTGGTGGTGGCCGGGGGAGCCGCCGGGATTGCCGCCGCCTTTAACACCCCCCTGGCGGGCATTGTGTTCGCCATTGAGGAAATGAGCCGGGGGGTGGAATCCCGCATGAGCGGTCTGGTAATTACGGCCATTGTGCTGGCCGGGGTGGTGTCCCAATCCCTCCTGGGGGGCGGCCATTATTTTGGCCACATTCTGGTGGCGGAAAGCAACCGGATGGATCTGGCCCGGGCGGTGCTGGTCAGTTTTCTCGTCTGCGGTCTAGCCGGGGGCCTGTTTTCCCGCATGATGGTGCTGGCGGCGGGCAACTGGCAGGGGGCCCTGGCCCGCCTGCGCAAAGAACGGCCCTACCACTTCGTCGCCGCCTGCGGTCTGCTCCTGGGGGCCCTGGGCATGGTCTGCGGCGGCCTCACCTTCGGCAGCGGCTACGATCCTACCCACCAGGCCCTGCTGGGGGTCCGGGAACTGCCCTGGTATTTCGCCCCGGCCAAATTCGTGGCCACCGTGGTCTCCTACCTGACCGGTCTGCCCGGGGGCATTTTCGCCCCCTCCCTGGCCGTGGGAGCCGGGCTCGGCTCCACCCTCACCCACATCGCCGGGCAGGGGGAACCCACGGGCCTGCTGCTCATTCTCTGCATGGCCGGATTTCTGGCCGCCGTGACCCAGGCCCCCATCACCTCCTTCGTCATTGTCATGGAAATGGTGGATGGCTACAGCATGGTCATCGGCCTCATGGCCACGGCCCTGCTTTCCTCCGGCCTGTCCCGCCTGTTCAGCCCGCCCCTCTACCGCACCCTGGCGGCGGGCATGGTGGCCCGCCAGCCCAAGGCACCGCCCCCGCCACCGGCGGCGGACCCGGCAACGGCGGCGGACCCGGCCCCGGTCCCACCGGTCGCCCCAGAACCGCCCCCGGAAACTTCCCATGAGGCGGGGCCCCAGGGAGAGCTGCCTCTGGCCCCCGTCACCCCCGATCAGCCTAGGAAGCCCCAACCATGA
- a CDS encoding NADH:flavin oxidoreductase/NADH oxidase, translating to MTSPLFTPFQLGALSLANRIVIPPMCQYSAQNGEVGDWHLMHLGNLSHSGAGLLIAEATAVVPEGRISPACPGLWNEATEAAWARVIRAIRAYSPMPLAVQLAHAGRKASTRRPWEGHGRVAPEDGGWQTVAPSPLAYSADYPQPREMMPEELAALPGQFAQAAQRAARAGFDAIEIHAAHGYLLHQFLSPLSNQRRDGYGGSLENRLRLTLEVFAAVRAAFPAQRPVGIRLSATDWVEGGWDLDQTEILTRELAARGCAFFHISTGGLSPLQQIHPEPGYQLPFARRIKAATGIPTIGVGLITAARQAEGVIQAQDADLVAIGRAMLYNPRWPWHAAAELGAQISAPPQFWRSNPANVRPFRQD from the coding sequence ATGACCAGCCCCCTATTCACCCCTTTCCAACTTGGCGCCCTGTCCCTGGCCAACCGTATCGTCATTCCCCCCATGTGCCAGTACTCGGCCCAGAACGGGGAAGTGGGGGACTGGCACCTGATGCACCTGGGCAACCTGTCCCACAGCGGCGCCGGGCTGCTCATTGCTGAGGCCACGGCGGTGGTGCCGGAAGGCCGGATCAGCCCGGCCTGCCCCGGGCTCTGGAATGAGGCCACGGAAGCCGCCTGGGCCCGGGTAATCCGGGCCATCCGGGCCTATTCCCCCATGCCCCTGGCGGTCCAGCTGGCCCACGCCGGGCGCAAGGCCTCCACCCGCCGCCCCTGGGAAGGCCATGGCCGGGTGGCCCCGGAGGACGGGGGCTGGCAGACCGTGGCCCCCTCCCCCCTAGCCTATAGCGCCGACTATCCCCAGCCCCGGGAAATGATGCCGGAGGAACTGGCGGCGCTCCCGGGCCAATTTGCCCAGGCCGCCCAGCGGGCCGCCCGGGCGGGCTTTGACGCCATTGAAATCCACGCCGCCCACGGCTACCTGCTGCACCAATTTCTCTCCCCCTTGAGCAACCAGCGCCGGGACGGCTACGGGGGCAGTCTGGAAAACCGCCTGCGTCTCACCCTGGAAGTGTTCGCCGCCGTGCGGGCCGCCTTCCCCGCCCAACGGCCCGTGGGCATTCGCCTTTCCGCCACGGATTGGGTGGAAGGGGGCTGGGACCTGGACCAGACGGAAATCCTCACCCGGGAACTGGCCGCCCGAGGCTGCGCCTTTTTCCATATTTCCACCGGGGGCCTTTCCCCCTTGCAGCAGATTCACCCGGAACCGGGCTACCAGCTGCCCTTCGCCCGGCGCATCAAAGCCGCCACCGGCATCCCCACCATCGGCGTCGGCCTGATCACCGCAGCCCGTCAGGCAGAAGGCGTGATCCAGGCGCAAGATGCGGACCTGGTGGCCATCGGCCGGGCCATGCTCTACAACCCCCGCTGGCCCTGGCATGCGGCGGCGGAACTGGGCGCCCAGATCAGCGCCCCGCCCCAGTTCTGGCGCAGCAATCCGGCCAACGTCCGCCCCTTCCGCCAAGATTAA
- a CDS encoding dimethylsulfonioproprionate lyase family protein has product MATPVSLATVVGALAALRRDYAWRARRDDALGRELARVLALWELPESPPGQVQGRDHPVLAELQALPVGQGPAGQVLDAFRPLLAGLPWRYGYAPQDGLENLLAWAELVGPEAPLPHPHLCLGLTALAPHTAYPRHHHPAVETYYLLSGTARWQAGDQLSEPIPGDYLLHGENLPHAMTTGDAPLLAAYTWTGAVDVGSVLD; this is encoded by the coding sequence ATGGCTACCCCGGTTTCTCTGGCGACGGTGGTTGGGGCCCTGGCGGCCCTGCGCCGGGACTATGCCTGGCGGGCCCGGCGGGATGATGCCCTGGGCCGGGAACTGGCCCGGGTGCTGGCTTTGTGGGAATTGCCCGAATCCCCCCCGGGGCAGGTGCAGGGCCGGGACCATCCGGTGCTGGCGGAGCTGCAAGCCCTGCCAGTGGGCCAGGGCCCGGCAGGGCAGGTGCTGGATGCCTTTCGCCCCCTCCTGGCCGGCCTCCCGTGGCGCTACGGTTATGCCCCCCAGGACGGTTTGGAAAACCTTCTGGCCTGGGCCGAGCTGGTGGGCCCGGAAGCGCCTCTGCCCCATCCCCATCTCTGCCTGGGCCTCACCGCCCTGGCGCCCCATACCGCCTATCCCCGCCACCACCATCCGGCGGTGGAAACCTATTACCTCCTGAGCGGCACTGCCCGCTGGCAGGCCGGAGACCAGCTAAGTGAGCCTATCCCCGGGGATTACCTGCTGCACGGGGAAAACCTCCCCCACGCCATGACCACCGGCGACGCCCCCCTCTTGGCGGCCTACACCTGGACCGGGGCGGTGGACGTGGGGTCGGTGCTGGACTGA
- a CDS encoding class I SAM-dependent methyltransferase: MNAPLAPSPALHLAVDSRRYFNLARPLESLLPSLDILVDSRACLPDTEDLRKDWVASVAVPAFKLIRQYQGDQAAFCALGTGVGLDALAAVETLGATRIGITDVHETVVSAAYRNILSNLRHPTRVIVEGGHGDLLAPLAPYGARYDLIYENLPNVPIGDPARLEEGRTSTAHLPPRPEPVPALVGEHLLSLHYLALVQARGFLKPGGAVLSMLGSRIPLAVYGEMARLAGYRADIYTYGWKVQVEGDAVIPGHAAQQEAGYGPFHFYRAADLEQAFAGVALESSGQQAEAIEARLAPKRLDPFQAWAAYQGGEAIGHTYVALRSRPL, translated from the coding sequence ATGAACGCCCCCCTTGCCCCCAGCCCCGCCCTCCATCTGGCGGTGGATAGCCGCCGTTACTTCAACCTGGCCCGACCCCTGGAAAGCCTCCTGCCCTCTCTGGACATCCTGGTGGATAGCCGGGCCTGCCTGCCCGATACGGAGGATTTGCGCAAAGACTGGGTGGCCAGCGTGGCCGTGCCCGCCTTTAAGCTGATCCGCCAGTATCAGGGGGATCAGGCCGCCTTTTGCGCCCTGGGCACCGGGGTGGGGCTGGACGCCCTGGCCGCCGTGGAAACCCTGGGGGCCACCCGGATCGGCATTACGGATGTGCACGAAACCGTGGTGAGTGCCGCCTACCGGAACATTCTCAGCAATCTGCGCCATCCCACCCGGGTCATCGTGGAAGGGGGCCACGGCGATCTGCTGGCGCCCCTGGCCCCCTACGGGGCCCGCTACGACCTGATCTACGAAAATCTGCCCAATGTGCCCATCGGGGACCCGGCCCGCCTGGAAGAGGGGCGCACCAGCACCGCCCACCTGCCCCCCCGGCCCGAACCCGTGCCCGCCCTGGTGGGGGAGCACCTGCTCTCCCTCCACTATCTGGCCCTAGTCCAGGCCCGGGGCTTTCTCAAACCCGGTGGCGCCGTGCTTTCCATGCTGGGTAGCCGCATTCCCCTGGCTGTCTATGGGGAAATGGCCCGGCTGGCGGGCTATCGGGCGGACATCTACACCTATGGCTGGAAGGTCCAGGTGGAAGGGGATGCGGTGATCCCGGGCCACGCCGCCCAGCAGGAAGCGGGGTACGGCCCCTTCCACTTCTACCGGGCGGCGGATCTGGAGCAGGCCTTCGCTGGGGTGGCCCTGGAAAGCTCAGGCCAGCAGGCGGAGGCCATCGAAGCCCGGCTCGCCCCCAAGCGCCTGGACCCGTTCCAGGCCTGGGCCGCCTATCAAGGGGGCGAAGCCATCGGCCATACCTACGTGGCCCTGCGCTCCCGCCCCCTCTAG
- a CDS encoding undecaprenyl-diphosphate phosphatase produces MDLLLLAKALILGIVEGLTEFLPVSSTGHLILTGALLHFNDERGKLFEIVIQFGAILAVCWEYRVRIAGVIRGLPRERLARRLTLNLAVAFVPLAVLGLLFGKAIKAHLFNPLTVASAFILGGFVILWAERRQHRVRVETVDDMTVLDAMKLGIAQAFALIPGTSRSGSTIIGGMLFGLSRQAATEFSFFLAIPTLGVATFYELYKERALLHGADLSMWVVGFVAAFVSAFFCVRWLLRYISSHDFTVFAWYRIAFGLVVLGSAYSGLVSWAAD; encoded by the coding sequence ATGGATTTGCTCCTACTGGCCAAGGCCCTCATTCTCGGCATTGTGGAAGGGCTCACCGAGTTCCTCCCCGTGTCCTCCACGGGCCACCTGATCCTTACCGGCGCCCTGCTCCATTTCAACGACGAACGGGGCAAGCTGTTTGAAATCGTTATCCAGTTCGGAGCCATTTTGGCCGTGTGCTGGGAATACCGGGTGCGTATTGCCGGGGTAATCCGGGGCCTGCCCCGGGAGCGGCTGGCCCGGCGCCTGACCCTGAATCTGGCCGTGGCCTTCGTGCCCCTGGCGGTGCTGGGCCTGCTTTTCGGCAAGGCCATCAAGGCCCATCTGTTCAATCCCCTGACTGTGGCCTCCGCCTTCATTCTGGGCGGCTTCGTCATTCTTTGGGCGGAGCGGCGCCAGCACCGGGTGCGGGTGGAAACGGTGGATGACATGACCGTGCTGGATGCCATGAAGCTGGGCATTGCCCAGGCCTTCGCCCTGATCCCGGGCACCTCCCGCTCCGGTTCCACCATCATCGGCGGCATGTTGTTCGGCCTTTCCCGCCAGGCGGCCACGGAATTTTCCTTCTTCCTGGCCATTCCCACCCTGGGGGTGGCGACCTTCTACGAGCTTTACAAGGAACGGGCCCTGCTCCACGGGGCGGACCTGAGCATGTGGGTGGTGGGCTTTGTGGCCGCTTTCGTGTCCGCCTTTTTCTGCGTGCGCTGGCTGCTCCGCTATATCAGTAGCCACGATTTCACCGTCTTCGCCTGGTATCGCATCGCCTTCGGTCTGGTGGTCCTGGGCTCTGCCTATTCCGGCCTGGTGAGCTGGGCGGCGGACTGA
- a CDS encoding alpha/beta hydrolase family protein, producing the protein MSDPAFPPYFLKPEAYGALGAGPVHSLRGVWRDGERQRQLAWHLYLPPGRGRVPLVIFSHGLGGSRETGAAWLSHWSAHGLACLALQHPGSDRDQLAGVAPLDLPRVMAQAMTGEQMLSRVADVQFVVSRLARGGAAEECDRVEVVEAGIAPAGSAEQPPSGDIDPAAAALPEPFPYERLDLDRLGFAGHSFGALTAQALAGERLDWGKPDVTTAKPFRAFLALSPSARGAPAGRAAGFAAICRPFFSITGSRDKGIGRGDVGPENRRLPYAHMPPGHKYLLVLAGATHRHFAGEAEDRRRTPAFTRAVQAASLAFWRCYLMGEEAARRWLQSGFPATLGEGDAWAWK; encoded by the coding sequence ATGTCCGATCCTGCCTTTCCCCCCTATTTCCTCAAACCGGAAGCCTACGGCGCCCTGGGCGCCGGGCCGGTGCATAGCCTCCGGGGAGTATGGCGGGATGGGGAGCGGCAACGGCAACTGGCCTGGCATCTCTATCTGCCGCCGGGCCGGGGCCGGGTGCCCCTGGTGATTTTTTCCCATGGCCTGGGGGGCAGCCGGGAGACTGGGGCGGCCTGGCTTTCCCATTGGTCTGCCCACGGTCTAGCCTGTCTGGCCTTGCAGCACCCGGGCAGCGACCGGGATCAGCTGGCCGGGGTCGCCCCCCTGGACCTGCCCCGGGTGATGGCCCAGGCCATGACCGGGGAGCAGATGCTGAGCCGGGTGGCAGACGTGCAATTCGTGGTCTCCCGCCTGGCCCGGGGCGGGGCGGCGGAGGAGTGCGATAGGGTGGAGGTCGTGGAGGCTGGCATAGCGCCCGCCGGGTCCGCCGAGCAGCCCCCCTCCGGGGACATTGACCCCGCCGCCGCGGCCCTGCCCGAGCCCTTTCCCTATGAACGTCTGGACCTGGACCGGCTGGGCTTTGCCGGCCATTCCTTCGGTGCCCTTACCGCCCAGGCCCTGGCCGGGGAGCGGCTGGACTGGGGCAAGCCGGACGTGACCACGGCCAAGCCCTTCCGCGCCTTTCTAGCCCTTTCCCCCTCGGCTCGGGGCGCCCCCGCCGGGCGGGCAGCGGGCTTCGCCGCCATCTGCCGTCCCTTTTTCTCCATCACCGGCTCCCGGGACAAGGGCATTGGCCGGGGCGACGTGGGCCCGGAAAACCGGCGCCTGCCCTACGCCCACATGCCTCCGGGCCACAAATATCTGCTGGTGCTGGCCGGGGCCACCCACCGCCATTTCGCCGGGGAGGCGGAAGATCGGCGCCGCACCCCTGCCTTTACCCGGGCCGTCCAGGCCGCCTCCCTGGCCTTCTGGCGCTGTTACCTGATGGGGGAAGAAGCGGCCCGGCGCTGGCTCCAGTCCGGCTTTCCCGCCACCCTGGGAGAAGGGGACGCCTGGGCCTGGAAATAG
- a CDS encoding ribonuclease catalytic domain-containing protein, whose protein sequence is MNVLFEEDGGFKTGTLLADNDTSLQVETASGKRAKVKAAAVLLRFNDPAPGALLEAAAPLAEGIEAEFLWECCADGEFSFLDIAQDYYGQAPGAVEAAAVLLALHAAPIYFHRKGKGHFRKAPPDILQAALAGLEKKRQQALAIERMVEELKAGALPREFSPHLTQLLYKPDRNRPETKALEAACAELSLSAAHLLEKCGAVPSSRDYHFQRFLFEYFPKGVDFPPVTVKPIADDLPLATVRAFSIDDAATTEIDDAFSLEALPGIGWRIGIHIAAPGLGIQPGDELDMIARQRLSTVYMPGNKITMLPDPVVAAYTLAEGQPRPAVSLYLTVDENLEILNQESCLERVPVAANLRHHQLEPWFNDATVAAGVPATAEQLPFRDELLLLYQFACRCEGRRGKPSATQGVNDYNFEIFPDAADPSGRGDRVVISERKRGSPLDKLVAELMIVANATWGGLLAEHKIACVYRAQVGGKVRMTTSPLPHEGLGVPQYAWSSSPLRRYVDLLNQWQLIACLRNDPPHFGTKSELLFAAMRDFDMTYAAYNDFQRQMERYWCLRWLAQEGVSTIDATLRKENLVKLDHLPLQQRVPSLPELTPGQRVRLTVEGWDYLDLELNLRYQETLDEPGAPLPVAEEEGDGEAESAAAPETDGATPGDAQPPAATEQEA, encoded by the coding sequence ATGAATGTTCTGTTTGAAGAAGACGGCGGCTTTAAGACCGGCACCCTCCTGGCTGACAACGACACCTCCCTGCAGGTGGAGACGGCCTCCGGCAAGCGCGCCAAGGTCAAAGCGGCGGCCGTATTGCTGCGTTTTAACGATCCGGCCCCGGGCGCCCTGCTGGAAGCGGCGGCCCCCCTGGCCGAGGGCATCGAAGCGGAATTCCTTTGGGAGTGTTGTGCCGATGGCGAATTTTCTTTTCTTGATATTGCCCAGGATTACTACGGACAAGCGCCCGGCGCGGTCGAAGCGGCTGCGGTCCTGCTTGCCCTACACGCAGCGCCTATCTACTTCCACCGCAAAGGTAAGGGCCACTTTCGCAAGGCCCCTCCCGACATTCTCCAGGCTGCTCTGGCCGGTCTTGAAAAAAAGCGTCAGCAGGCGTTAGCTATCGAACGCATGGTGGAGGAATTGAAGGCCGGGGCTCTGCCCCGGGAATTCTCCCCCCACCTGACCCAGCTGCTCTACAAACCGGACCGGAACCGGCCTGAGACCAAGGCCCTGGAAGCGGCCTGCGCCGAATTGAGCCTGTCTGCCGCCCATCTCCTGGAAAAATGCGGGGCCGTGCCCTCCAGCCGGGATTACCACTTCCAGCGCTTCCTCTTTGAATACTTCCCCAAGGGGGTGGATTTTCCCCCGGTGACGGTGAAGCCCATCGCCGACGACCTGCCTTTAGCCACGGTGCGGGCCTTTTCCATCGACGATGCGGCCACAACGGAAATCGACGACGCCTTTTCCCTGGAAGCCCTGCCCGGCATCGGCTGGCGCATCGGCATCCACATCGCCGCCCCCGGCCTGGGCATTCAGCCCGGGGACGAGCTGGATATGATCGCCCGGCAGCGCCTGTCCACGGTCTATATGCCGGGCAACAAAATCACCATGCTGCCCGACCCGGTGGTGGCGGCCTATACCCTGGCGGAAGGCCAGCCCCGGCCCGCCGTTTCCCTCTACCTGACGGTGGATGAAAACCTGGAAATCCTGAACCAGGAATCCTGCCTGGAGCGGGTGCCCGTGGCGGCCAATCTGCGCCATCACCAGCTGGAACCCTGGTTCAACGACGCCACCGTGGCCGCCGGTGTGCCCGCCACGGCGGAACAGCTCCCCTTCCGGGACGAACTGCTGCTTCTCTACCAGTTCGCCTGCCGTTGCGAAGGGCGGCGGGGCAAGCCCTCCGCCACCCAGGGGGTGAATGACTACAACTTTGAAATTTTCCCCGATGCCGCCGACCCCTCCGGGCGGGGCGACCGGGTGGTCATCAGCGAACGCAAGCGGGGCAGCCCCCTGGATAAGCTGGTGGCGGAACTGATGATTGTGGCCAACGCCACCTGGGGCGGCCTGCTGGCGGAACACAAAATCGCCTGCGTCTATCGGGCCCAGGTGGGAGGCAAGGTGCGCATGACCACCTCGCCCCTGCCCCACGAAGGCCTGGGGGTGCCCCAGTACGCCTGGTCCTCCTCCCCCCTGCGGCGCTACGTGGATTTGCTCAACCAATGGCAGCTCATCGCCTGCCTGCGCAACGACCCCCCCCATTTCGGCACCAAGAGCGAACTGCTCTTCGCCGCCATGCGGGATTTCGACATGACCTACGCCGCCTACAACGACTTCCAGCGCCAGATGGAGCGCTACTGGTGCCTGCGTTGGCTGGCCCAGGAAGGGGTGAGCACCATTGACGCCACCCTGCGCAAGGAAAATCTGGTCAAGCTGGACCATCTGCCCCTGCAACAGCGGGTGCCCTCCCTGCCCGAGCTGACTCCGGGCCAGCGGGTGCGCCTCACGGTGGAAGGCTGGGATTACCTGGACCTGGAATTGAACCTGCGCTACCAGGAAACCCTGGATGAGCCCGGGGCCCCCCTGCCGGTGGCCGAGGAAGAAGGGGACGGGGAAGCGGAAAGCGCTGCCGCTCCGGAGACTGACGGCGCCACCCCGGGGGACGCCCAGCCCCCCGCCGCCACGGAGCAGGAGGCCTGA
- a CDS encoding YqiA/YcfP family alpha/beta fold hydrolase, whose product MSGILYLHGFRSAPQSFKARLLGEAMAARGQAEAFHCPALSFEPRQALAQARAIVEANAQAGEPPLTLVGSSLGGFYATWLAEHYGLRAVLVNPAVVAPLSLEAYLGPQTNLYTGEVFDFTRDHVAQLEAMTVDQVTPAHYFLLLATGDEVLDYRHALARYGDCRRVVLEGDEHGFKRFAEFIPQIFEFAGL is encoded by the coding sequence ATGTCCGGCATTCTTTATCTCCACGGTTTTCGTTCCGCTCCCCAGTCCTTTAAGGCCCGCCTGCTGGGGGAGGCCATGGCTGCCCGGGGGCAGGCGGAGGCTTTCCATTGCCCGGCCCTCTCCTTTGAGCCGCGCCAGGCCTTGGCCCAGGCTCGGGCCATTGTGGAAGCCAATGCCCAGGCGGGGGAGCCGCCCCTCACCCTGGTGGGCAGCTCCCTGGGCGGCTTTTACGCCACCTGGCTGGCGGAGCATTACGGGCTCCGGGCCGTGCTGGTGAATCCGGCGGTGGTGGCGCCCCTCAGCCTGGAAGCCTATCTGGGGCCCCAGACCAATCTCTATACGGGGGAGGTGTTTGACTTCACCCGGGACCATGTGGCCCAGCTGGAGGCCATGACCGTGGACCAGGTCACTCCGGCCCACTATTTCCTCCTGTTGGCCACGGGGGATGAGGTGCTGGACTACCGCCACGCCCTGGCCCGTTACGGGGATTGCCGCCGGGTGGTGCTGGAGGGGGATGAGCACGGCTTCAAGAGGTTTGCCGAGTTCATCCCGCAAATCTTTGAATTTGCCGGGTTATAA
- a CDS encoding O-acetylhomoserine aminocarboxypropyltransferase/cysteine synthase family protein yields the protein MDTAFSQGTLCVQGGYTPRVGEPRIPPIVQSTTYRYDDLEQLHRLMTLQEFGFKYSRTGNPTVSAFEQRVNLLEGGVAAVATASGQAANALVMTNLLHAGDHVVAAATLYGGSFSLLHNTLPKFGISTSFFNPEAPAEEIARLFRPNTRVLFGETIGNPGLNILDFDKLAGLSRRFDVPFVVDNTLASPVLCNPFRHGAHIVTHSASKYMDGHGTSIGGVVVEGGGYAWDKGKFPDFTEPDESYGGVRYAQDFPQSPFIIKARAHMLRDFGACLNPQNAFLFTVGLETLPLRLEAHSRNALALAEFLSAREEVSWVNYPGLSVPGRERLGRYFNQPWGGGVLTFGLRGDFAAINRFVKRLKLTTLAVHVGDARTYVLHPASTTHAQLDEAQLALAGISRDMIRVSLGIETTADILADFAQALSAKE from the coding sequence ATGGATACCGCATTCAGTCAGGGCACCTTGTGTGTGCAGGGGGGCTACACGCCCCGGGTGGGGGAACCCCGCATTCCCCCCATTGTGCAAAGCACCACCTACCGCTACGACGATCTGGAGCAGCTGCACCGGCTCATGACCCTCCAGGAATTCGGCTTCAAGTATTCCCGCACCGGCAATCCCACGGTGAGCGCCTTTGAGCAGCGGGTGAATCTCCTGGAAGGGGGCGTGGCGGCGGTGGCCACGGCCTCCGGTCAGGCGGCCAATGCCCTGGTGATGACCAATCTGCTCCACGCCGGGGACCATGTGGTGGCGGCGGCCACCCTTTACGGCGGCTCCTTTTCCCTGCTCCACAACACCCTGCCCAAGTTCGGCATCAGCACCAGCTTTTTTAACCCGGAGGCCCCGGCGGAGGAGATTGCCCGCCTGTTCCGCCCCAATACCCGGGTGCTGTTCGGGGAAACCATCGGTAATCCGGGGCTGAATATCCTGGATTTCGATAAGCTGGCCGGGCTGTCCCGGCGTTTTGACGTGCCCTTTGTGGTGGATAACACCCTGGCTTCCCCCGTGCTGTGCAATCCCTTTCGCCATGGCGCCCACATCGTCACCCATTCCGCCAGCAAGTACATGGACGGCCACGGCACCAGCATTGGCGGGGTGGTGGTGGAGGGGGGCGGCTATGCCTGGGATAAGGGCAAATTCCCGGATTTCACCGAGCCGGACGAGAGCTACGGCGGGGTGCGCTATGCCCAGGATTTTCCCCAAAGCCCCTTCATCATCAAGGCCCGGGCCCACATGCTGCGGGACTTCGGCGCCTGCCTGAATCCCCAGAACGCTTTCCTGTTTACCGTAGGCCTGGAAACCCTGCCCCTGCGCCTGGAAGCCCACAGCCGCAATGCCCTGGCCCTGGCCGAATTCCTTTCCGCCCGGGAGGAGGTGAGCTGGGTCAATTACCCGGGCCTTTCCGTTCCTGGCCGGGAGCGGCTGGGCCGCTATTTCAACCAGCCCTGGGGCGGCGGGGTGCTCACCTTCGGCCTGCGGGGGGATTTTGCCGCCATCAACCGCTTCGTCAAACGGCTCAAGCTCACCACCCTGGCGGTCCATGTGGGGGACGCTCGCACCTACGTGCTCCATCCCGCTTCCACCACCCATGCCCAGTTGGACGAGGCCCAACTGGCCCTGGCAGGCATTAGCCGGGACATGATCCGGGTCTCCCTGGGCATAGAAACCACCGCCGATATCCTGGCCGATTTCGCCCAGGCCTTGAGCGCCAAGGAGTGA